The Paenibacillus dendritiformis region CGCAGCGCATCGCGTCCCGCCTGGATGGCCTCGTCCAGCTCGCGCTTCTCCATCTGTAGCCGCGCCCGGCCGGAGATGAGCGCATCCAGCTCGGCTGCCACGGTCCGGTCGCAGGCGCGAAGCAGACGCTCCTTCTCCTCGATGGCCCGCTGCAGCTCCTTATCCGCACCGCTGACGCCGCTCAACTGGCGGCGCCATTCCGCCACATCCGCCTCGGCCTGGCGGTAAGCATCCTGCGCCAGCTCGTATTGCTCTTTGGCGCGAAGCGCCTCTTCCTCTTCCTGCTCAAGCTTGCGCTCCTTCTGTCCGATCAGCGTGAAGAAAAAGTTCGCCATCGACCAGGACCGCAGCCGTTCGACATCCTGTTCTTCCTCGCGCCACCACTTTTCCAGCCGCTCCAGTTCCGCCCTGCACCGCTGACGCTCCCGCTCGGCTTCCTGCAGACGGGTCTCATACTTGTCCTGAAGTCTTCCATTCAGCCGTGCCCGCTCGATGCACCGCTGCAGTTCATGCCATGTCTGCATGCCATCTCCTCCTTTTCCCGCGTTCCTTACCTATTTATACGAGAGGAACGCCTCCCGGGATGCGTCCGAAGCACACGAGGCAGGATGCAGCGCAGGCGCAATCATTACACGAGCATATTATACAGCGTCGCGTTTTTATTCACTTCCACGTACTGGATGCCCCGCTTCTTCATCCGTTCGATGAGCGGCTTATAATCCTCGGTATGCTCCAGCTCGATGCCGACCAGGGCGAAGCCGTCATCCTTGTTATGCTTTTTGTTATATTCGAACCGGGTAATGTCATCATTCGGTCCGAGCACATCCTCCAGGAATTCACGCAAAGCGCCGGCACGCTGCGGGAAGTTCACGATGAAGTAATGCTTCAAGCCTTCATAAATGAGAGACCGTTCCTTAATCTCCTGCATCCGGTCAATATCGTTGTTGCCGCCGCTGATGACGCAGACGACATTTTTGCCGCGAATCTGATCCCGGTACAAATCGAGGGCCGCGACAGGCAGCGATCCGGCCGGCTCCACGACAATCGCATTCTCGTTGTAGAGCTGCAGGATGGTCGTGCAGGCTTTGCCTTCCGGCACGAGAATGACATCATCGAGCACCTGCGAGCAGATCTCGTAAGGCAGCTGCCCTACCCGCTTCACGGCGGCGCCGTCGACGAACTTGTCGATCGTCTCCAGCGTGAGCACTTCATGGCGTTCCAGCGCGGCCGTCATCGACGCCGCCCCCTCCGGCTCCACGCCAATCACCCGGGTGGACGGACTCACGGTCTTCACGTACGTGCCCACGCCGGCCGCCAAGCCGCCGCCGCCAATCGTCACGAAGACATAGTCGGCCGGCACATCAAGCGATTCCATAATCTCCATGCCTACCGTGCCGCTGCCTGCAACGATATACGGATCATCAAAAGGATGAATGAAGGTGCTGCCGTTCTCTTCGCAAATGTTCATGGCCGCTTCATAGGCATCATCGAAGGTATCCCCCGTCAAAACGACTTTGACGAACGATCCGCCGAAGCGCTTCACCTGGGTCACCTTTTGGCTCGGCGTCGTGGTTGGCATCACGATCGTGCCCTGAATCTGCAGCGCCTGGCACGAATAAGCGACTCCCTGGGCGTGGTTGCCCGCGCTGGCGCACACGATTCCCTTCTGCAGATCCTCGGCGGACAGATGGCGGATCATATTGTAGGCGCCCCGGATTTTGAATGAACGGACGATCTGCAGATCCTCCCGCTTCAAATAGACATTGCATTGATATTTTGCAGATAAAATCGGGTCGCGCTGCAAAGGCGTCCGCACAATGACTTCCTTCAACACATGGTGGGCACGGACGATATGCTCCATCGTCACGGCCGGTGCAGGATGAGTGGTCTCCATGTCACATTCCTCGCTTTCGGTCGGTATACAGTCTAGTGTTGGGCAATTGCCGGGAAAATAAAAAAAACTCGCCCCAAAAAAGGGACGAGAGTTACCGTGGTACCACCCTTGTTCCGCGAAAGTCCGGATTCGCTTGCCGAATCCGCTTCTAACGGCGCTTGGCCGCGGCATTGCCGCGCATCCGGGTAACGGCGGATGAGCCGTCCGCGCTTACTGGGTGCCGCCAGGCGGCACAGGGTTCAGCGCGGCATCTCGGAGAGGATATTCAGCTGATCCAGACATCGACTCGCACCGGCCGTCGACTCTCTGCGGTCCGCATCCCAGCTTACTTGTTCTCGTCATCGATTCCAATACGATTCATGAATTGTATCCTATTATTATGAACATGCGTCCGGCTTCATGTCAATGGGCACGGTTATAAATTGTTCACCGTCCATAATAAGCGGACATTCGATTATTCCTCGCCGACGGCGGGTTGGACCGGATGCACAGGCTCCGGCGCCTTCTTCGTCCGCAGAATCGGCAGCATGACGGCAATTCCGACTATGAATAGAACCGCGGAGATCTCATACATGGTCGTAATGGAAGTCAAGTTTTTGATCCATCCGGAGATCGACATCATGATGACCATCGCTCCCATGAACAGCGGCGTCAGGATGCCGTTGACACGGCCGATGAAGGACCCTTCCGTATTTTGCAGAATCATCGTGTTGATGCCGATCTGAATCGACGGCAGCATCAAGCCGCTGATGAACTGCGCCACAAGCGTAAGCCACAATTGGGTCGACATGCCGGCCATCCAAATCCCGATGCTGCTGAACAGCAAGCCGATCGCCAGCATATGCTGCGGCAGCAGCCGCTTCGATATGCCCATCGCGATGGCGCCGCCGATCATCATCGCCACGCCGTTCGTCATCATCAGATAACTCAAATTCTCCTTCGGCAGGCCAAGACGCTCCGTCACAAGGAAAGCCCCCATAGGCTGAATCATCCCGATCGCCAGCCCTGCAAAGGCGAAGCAGCCGCCAAGCGACTTCAGCAGCTTGCTTTTCATCACATAACGCAAGCCGGCTCCAAGCTCATCCCATACCCGGGAATCCTGCTTCTTCGCTTCATCCTCCTGATAATCGCCAGGCAGGAACGTCAATGCGATCGCCGACAACACGAAGGCCAATCCGGTAAGGACGAGCGATGTCGTAATGCCATAATGCTGGAAGAT contains the following coding sequences:
- the ilvA gene encoding threonine ammonia-lyase IlvA is translated as METTHPAPAVTMEHIVRAHHVLKEVIVRTPLQRDPILSAKYQCNVYLKREDLQIVRSFKIRGAYNMIRHLSAEDLQKGIVCASAGNHAQGVAYSCQALQIQGTIVMPTTTPSQKVTQVKRFGGSFVKVVLTGDTFDDAYEAAMNICEENGSTFIHPFDDPYIVAGSGTVGMEIMESLDVPADYVFVTIGGGGLAAGVGTYVKTVSPSTRVIGVEPEGAASMTAALERHEVLTLETIDKFVDGAAVKRVGQLPYEICSQVLDDVILVPEGKACTTILQLYNENAIVVEPAGSLPVAALDLYRDQIRGKNVVCVISGGNNDIDRMQEIKERSLIYEGLKHYFIVNFPQRAGALREFLEDVLGPNDDITRFEYNKKHNKDDGFALVGIELEHTEDYKPLIERMKKRGIQYVEVNKNATLYNMLV
- a CDS encoding MFS transporter, which translates into the protein MNSAPTDKKNESVFSLFRNRFVQAIMMAGLFMQVGIWIRNFAVLLFVMEMTNGDAFAVSMISVAEFAPIFVFSFIGGTFADRWRPKRTMIWCDILSALSVFAVLVTILLGSWEAVFFTTFVSAILSQFSQPSSMKLFKQHVPAEMMQAGMSIFQTMVALFMVLGPAIGTMIFQHYGITTSLVLTGLAFVLSAIALTFLPGDYQEDEAKKQDSRVWDELGAGLRYVMKSKLLKSLGGCFAFAGLAIGMIQPMGAFLVTERLGLPKENLSYLMMTNGVAMMIGGAIAMGISKRLLPQHMLAIGLLFSSIGIWMAGMSTQLWLTLVAQFISGLMLPSIQIGINTMILQNTEGSFIGRVNGILTPLFMGAMVIMMSISGWIKNLTSITTMYEISAVLFIVGIAVMLPILRTKKAPEPVHPVQPAVGEE